A genomic stretch from Pirellulales bacterium includes:
- a CDS encoding 50S ribosomal protein L25 — MAEVLNVKKRESFGKRRTRRMRTGGSIPAVLYGHGGETVSLAVPTEQLAAAIRHGSRLVELQGAVAEKALIRELQFDTFGVDVLHVDFARVSEDERIEVTVAIELRGEAPGLKDGGVVSHQLHEVEIECLAAAIPDKLYLSVNHLGLNQSLTIKDLSLPANVKVLAEDDTVVAECHEPKAVVESEAPAEGAEPELIGRKAEDEGEEGEE, encoded by the coding sequence ATGGCTGAAGTATTGAACGTCAAGAAGCGCGAAAGTTTTGGCAAGCGCCGCACGCGGCGGATGCGCACCGGCGGCAGCATTCCCGCGGTGCTGTACGGCCACGGCGGCGAGACCGTTTCGCTGGCCGTGCCGACCGAACAATTGGCCGCGGCGATCCGTCACGGCAGCCGCCTGGTTGAGCTGCAGGGCGCGGTCGCCGAAAAGGCCCTGATTCGCGAATTGCAATTCGATACGTTCGGCGTCGACGTCTTGCATGTCGACTTTGCCCGCGTGTCGGAGGACGAACGCATCGAGGTCACCGTGGCGATCGAGCTGCGCGGCGAGGCCCCCGGCTTGAAGGACGGCGGCGTCGTTTCGCACCAGCTGCACGAAGTCGAGATCGAATGCCTGGCGGCGGCGATTCCCGACAAACTGTACTTGAGCGTGAATCATCTCGGTCTCAACCAATCGTTGACGATCAAAGACCTGTCGCTGCCGGCCAACGTCAAGGTGCTCGCCGAAGACGACACCGTCGTCGCCGAGTGCCACGAGCCGAAGGCGGTCGTCGAGAGCGAGGCGCCGGCCGAAGGGGCCGAGCCCGAACTGATCGGACGCAAGGCCGAAGACGAGGGAGAGGAAGGCGAGGAGTAG